Proteins from a genomic interval of Nostoc sp. TCL240-02:
- a CDS encoding DUF4157 domain-containing protein: MSNDGRQASGHLRIVQHQKTGISTFINPSLASSTIPTLASPMRGFGLQTNNPPIQRLTEASTELQEVQSADEQFLEPEAVKQQPLSHDISRISLHRPQAKLTVGATDDHYEQEADQVADRIMRMAEPEPIGLQNTQTQDQVQTKPLASAITPLVQREAMPEEEEELQTKLINAPIQREILLEEELQTKRSLQLATNDSFQTEDNFESRLNSSESGGSPLPDTVRSFMEPRFGTDFSQVRLHTGTQAVQMNQDLNAQAFTHQQNIFFGAGKSPGNDALTAHELTHVVQQTGTAQRKLIQRAINPTYDLTHGVFEVNATPNGASLPITIRFKPKTTAPYSNQIGLIQIVRLTNATGTNVEPQSLPAASGASLRTTADATTGVEGGYFTDALHNDAPAHGGTGTNAAAGSALPAQYPFGNDPAQPNPATPGLSRPSSSGASGATIGYKRSDDPTDIKAAELTDAPGGAGEFNFDFQTVAKGEDTMTTYGALHWGFQIRAGKVENDHASAQDGQSATFDAALQKHQDFYVHEPVIFYFDFDSDQLSSSETGKIDTFLDYLRRFPDVKVTPEGFADRRGGASQHNLDLSLRRAQAVGAALRAKGVAEAQISAVTIGSGSTEDFTPDATTNQDTEANRRGNRRVVLSFQHVPAAAPAGGGGTP; this comes from the coding sequence ATGAGCAATGACGGACGACAAGCTTCTGGGCATCTACGCATAGTTCAGCATCAGAAAACAGGTATATCCACTTTTATAAATCCGTCTCTTGCCTCATCAACTATTCCCACACTGGCTTCTCCAATGCGTGGCTTTGGTTTACAAACAAATAATCCTCCAATCCAAAGACTAACTGAGGCATCAACTGAGCTTCAAGAAGTGCAGTCTGCTGATGAGCAATTCTTGGAACCAGAAGCCGTCAAACAACAGCCCCTTAGTCATGATATTAGTCGCATATCCTTGCATCGTCCCCAGGCAAAACTCACAGTTGGTGCGACAGACGATCATTATGAGCAGGAAGCCGATCAAGTTGCCGATCGGATTATGCGAATGGCTGAACCAGAGCCAATAGGTTTACAGAATACACAAACTCAAGACCAAGTGCAAACTAAGCCTCTAGCCTCTGCCATAACTCCTCTAGTGCAACGGGAGGCAATGCCAGAAGAGGAAGAGGAGTTACAAACTAAACTTATTAATGCACCTATCCAAAGAGAGATTTTACTAGAAGAAGAATTACAAACTAAGCGATCGCTACAACTCGCTACCAATGACAGCTTTCAGACTGAGGACAACTTTGAAAGTCGGCTAAACAGCAGTGAAAGTGGAGGAAGCCCGTTACCAGATACAGTGCGTTCTTTCATGGAACCACGTTTTGGTACAGATTTTAGTCAAGTACGGTTACATACAGGCACTCAAGCGGTGCAGATGAATCAGGATTTGAATGCTCAGGCATTTACCCACCAGCAAAACATTTTCTTTGGTGCAGGCAAGTCACCAGGTAATGATGCATTAACCGCCCATGAACTGACTCATGTGGTGCAGCAGACGGGAACAGCCCAGAGAAAATTAATTCAACGGGCAATTAATCCCACATACGATCTGACACATGGTGTTTTTGAAGTAAATGCCACACCAAACGGCGCGAGTTTACCGATTACTATTCGTTTCAAACCCAAAACCACCGCTCCCTACTCTAACCAGATTGGACTGATTCAGATTGTGCGTCTGACAAATGCTACAGGTACAAATGTCGAACCTCAGTCTTTACCTGCTGCTAGTGGTGCTAGCCTCCGTACCACTGCTGATGCAACCACGGGAGTTGAAGGCGGATATTTCACTGATGCGCTGCATAATGATGCACCTGCCCACGGTGGTACAGGAACCAATGCCGCAGCCGGAAGTGCATTACCTGCCCAGTACCCCTTTGGCAACGACCCAGCCCAACCCAATCCCGCAACCCCTGGACTTTCACGACCCTCTTCTAGCGGTGCAAGCGGAGCCACTATTGGTTACAAACGCTCCGATGACCCCACTGATATCAAAGCAGCAGAACTAACCGATGCTCCCGGAGGGGCTGGTGAGTTCAACTTCGACTTTCAGACGGTGGCTAAGGGAGAAGACACCATGACAACTTACGGAGCGCTTCATTGGGGCTTCCAAATCCGTGCTGGCAAAGTTGAGAACGATCATGCATCAGCACAGGATGGTCAATCTGCCACCTTCGATGCAGCTTTGCAGAAGCATCAAGATTTTTACGTACACGAACCAGTCATTTTTTACTTTGATTTCGACAGTGACCAACTGAGTTCCAGCGAAACAGGCAAGATTGATACATTCTTAGATTACCTGCGGCGATTCCCTGATGTAAAAGTAACTCCTGAAGGCTTCGCTGACAGGCGCGGCGGTGCTTCTCAGCACAACCTCGATCTATCTCTACGCAGAGCGCAGGCAGTGGGAGCAGCCCTGCGTGCTAAGGGTGTAGCTGAAGCTCAAATTAGTGCTGTTACTATCGGCTCTGGTTCAACCGAAGACTTTACCCCTGATGCCACAACTAACCAAGATACAGAAGCAAATCGTCGGGGCAATCGCCGGGTCGTTTTGAGCTTTCAGCATGTGCCAGCAGCAGCACCAGCAGGGGGAGGAGGGACACCTTGA
- a CDS encoding HEAT repeat domain-containing protein, whose translation MNNQDATATPMKQIKARLYSTDQDTSALALGELIRLGKKATPVLLEALTNPNPRTRRLAAEGLSEIADPASADALFQATHDTNPEVRARAATALHQLGDKRSLSALVATLDDYPDILHNPYTASMYPLMRGGKEVLPLVIPLLQAPNDLTRERAFLIVKAVVSKLPQGQDWNQLWQSLGSYDPAGQKTERDKAAQKWQEWLSK comes from the coding sequence ATGAATAATCAAGACGCTACCGCGACACCTATGAAGCAGATCAAAGCACGTCTCTACTCCACAGATCAAGACACTAGCGCTTTAGCACTAGGTGAATTGATCCGTTTAGGCAAAAAGGCTACCCCGGTTTTATTGGAAGCTTTGACTAATCCCAACCCCCGTACCCGTCGGCTTGCAGCCGAGGGACTGAGCGAAATTGCCGATCCCGCTAGTGCCGATGCTTTGTTCCAAGCCACTCATGACACTAATCCAGAAGTGCGTGCCCGTGCTGCCACTGCTCTACACCAATTAGGAGATAAACGTTCATTATCCGCTTTGGTCGCTACCCTTGATGATTACCCTGACATCCTGCACAATCCCTACACAGCTTCGATGTATCCTTTAATGCGAGGTGGAAAAGAAGTTTTACCTTTGGTAATTCCTCTTTTGCAAGCACCAAATGATCTCACTCGTGAGCGGGCTTTTTTGATTGTTAAAGCTGTAGTGAGTAAGCTACCCCAAGGGCAAGACTGGAATCAGTTGTGGCAGAGTTTGGGAAGTTATGATCCCGCAGGTCAAAAGACAGAACGTGACAAGGCTGCTCAAAAATGGCAGGAATGGTTGAGCAAATAA
- a CDS encoding DUF1772 domain-containing protein produces the protein MLQHLITQQYYFALKLFSALGCGLIAGVFFAFSTFVMNALARLKPPQGIAAMQSINITVINPFFMTAFLGTAAACIFLLISSLLKWHQPGAAYLLLGSLLYLVGTLGVTIVFNVPLNEALAKVEPDSTEGANLWSSYLSNWTIWNHIRTVAALAAAASLTIALCLGSRIVGGLDNTVR, from the coding sequence ATGCTGCAACATCTGATAACTCAACAATATTATTTCGCATTAAAGCTTTTCTCGGCACTGGGCTGCGGGCTAATAGCCGGAGTTTTCTTCGCCTTCTCGACTTTCGTGATGAACGCTCTTGCTCGTCTGAAACCGCCGCAGGGCATTGCTGCTATGCAATCCATCAATATCACGGTAATCAATCCATTTTTTATGACAGCGTTTTTGGGAACGGCTGCGGCTTGTATCTTTCTTTTAATCTCCTCGCTATTAAAGTGGCATCAACCCGGTGCCGCCTACTTGCTTCTCGGCAGCTTGCTCTACCTCGTTGGTACATTAGGCGTGACAATAGTTTTCAATGTGCCGCTCAACGAAGCCCTGGCGAAAGTCGAGCCGGACAGCACTGAAGGTGCGAACCTATGGTCTAGCTACTTGAGCAACTGGACAATCTGGAATCACATTCGGACGGTAGCGGCGCTAGCAGCAGCGGCATCGCTCACGATCGCGCTTTGTTTGGGTTCAAGAATCGTAGGGGGACTGGATAATACGGTTAGGTAA
- a CDS encoding acireductone dioxygenase, giving the protein MANLLLDNGTIESDLGEIARELAPFDIQLRHYDPGTSLLFPNLLNQDVLTESEKRYCVELHNSVFEFLQQENGAIWCDLLNVHPGSFNLHHLIATYSRYHTHPAPEALYVLAGEMIYGFVRPDGSQVQLLVQAQDYLYIPAEVEHWCSPTASLNFKAVRYFAIAEGWVPNYTGTQVSDSLNKPG; this is encoded by the coding sequence ATGGCTAACCTACTACTTGACAACGGTACGATTGAGAGCGATTTAGGCGAAATAGCTCGTGAACTTGCGCCTTTTGACATTCAACTCAGACATTACGACCCAGGAACATCGCTACTCTTCCCCAATCTGTTAAACCAGGACGTTTTAACTGAGTCTGAGAAACGTTATTGCGTAGAACTCCATAACAGCGTCTTTGAATTTCTTCAGCAAGAAAATGGCGCTATCTGGTGTGACTTGCTAAATGTGCATCCAGGTTCCTTTAATCTTCATCATCTGATAGCAACCTACAGCCGTTACCATACTCATCCTGCGCCTGAAGCCCTCTACGTGTTAGCAGGAGAAATGATCTATGGCTTTGTACGACCTGATGGCAGTCAGGTACAGCTTTTAGTTCAGGCACAAGACTATCTTTACATCCCCGCTGAGGTTGAGCATTGGTGTAGTCCAACTGCGTCGTTGAATTTCAAAGCAGTACGCTATTTTGCAATAGCCGAAGGTTGGGTTCCCAATTATACGGGTACTCAAGTTAGTGATTCGCTCAATAAGCCAGGTTAA